One Desulfobulbaceae bacterium genomic window, AACCTCCAGATAGAACTATCTCTCTAATGCCATTGTTGGAACGAATTTTTTTACAGGCAATTGTGACAGCTTCAGCGATGGTTTCATGGAAACGTTTGCTGATAATTGATGGCTCAATATCATTGCCAATATCATTAACGATTTCAGTAATGGTTTCTTTAAATGAAAGCATGAGATTTTTATGGTCAGAGTTGAAGCCAATGAAAAATGGATAGGGTGGGTGTGCCAGTTCTGAGGCAATCATTTCAAGGGCTATTGCGGCCTGGCCCTCAAAAGTTATATGCTCTCTCAAATTTAATATGGCAGAGACAGCGTCAAATAGTCTGCCACAGCTCGATGTTAAGGGCGAGTTTATGCCTTTAGTTATCATCTGGGTTATGAGATGAACCTCTGTTTTATGGTTTTGTAGAAGTTTAAGATTTATACTTGGTAGATCGTGGTCATAGGCGTGCAGTAGATAGCTTATAGCCATTCGCCAAGGTTCTCGAACAGCTGCATCACCACCGGGCAAGGCGATTGACTCAAAATGGGCGCTTCGTTCAAACCCGGCGTGCGTCGCCGTCAGAATTTCACCTCCCCAAATTGTGCCATCGGCGCCAAATCCTGTTCCGTCTAGAATAATGCCTATAACAGGACCTTGCAGATTGTTTTCTGCCATGCAACTCACGGCATGGGCATGATGGTGCTGAACTGCAACGCAGGGCAGTCCAAGTGCTAAAGCAAAGCGGGTCGAATAATAGTCTGGATGCAGGTCGTGAACAACCAGATTTGGTTTGGCATTAAGCATATGCTGGAGATTGCTGGCAATTGATACAAAGTGTTGAGTCGATTCGTAATGGCCAAGGTCGCCAATGTGTTGACTTAAAAAATAGTGGTAATCTTTGGTTATGCACAGGGCGTTTTTCAGTGCACCACCGACAGCTAATGTGTGCGCGGCATTAAAGTCAAGGGTGATAGGGGCTGGGGCGTATGAACGGGATCTCCTCAGAAAAACAGGGGAGTCTCTTTGGACATAGACAACAGAATCATCGTTACTTGTAACGATATTTCTATTGTGGAGTAAAAAATAATCGGCGACAGCTGATAGTTTGGCAAGTGCCTCTTCATTATTTTTGACGATTGGTTCTTCTGAAAGATTTCCACTTGTCATAACCAGTGAGTCATACGGAGCGTTATGAAAAAGTAGATGGTGTATTGGGGAATATGGCAACATAACCCCAATGAACTTATTTGTTGGGGCGATAGTGTCAGGCAGGAAAAATGGAACTTTCTTCCTGAGAAGAACTATCGGTTTCTGTCTGGAATTAAGGAGCTTTTCCTCTGCGCTGCTGACCTGTGCAAAGGCTGTTATAGCTTTAATGTTACGGGCCATGAGGGCCAATGGTTTATCCGGACGTCCTTTTCTGGCTCGAAGGCGCTCAATTGCTGAGCAATTATTGGCATCAACCGCCAGATGAAAACCGCCAACGCCTTTAATGGCGAGAATACTGCCTTGGCTGAGATGAAATGCTGCTAGTTGAACAGGAGATGATTCTCCAGCACAAGGAGTGCCGTCTGCCTTTATGATCTGCATTTGAGGGCCGCATTGCCGGCAGGCATTAGGTTGGGCATGAAAGCGGCGGTTTTCAGGGTCGCAGTATTCGGCAGAACATTGTGGGCAAAGCTCGAAGGAGTTCATGCTGGTGAAGGCTCGATCGTATGGAAGGTCGAGGATAAGTGTGTATCGAGGTCCGCAGTTGGTACAGTTTATAAATGGATACAGATAGCGCCTGCCACTGGGTTCAAAGAGTGCAGTATGGCATTGGTCGCACATATCCATGTCTGGAGGTATAAAGACCGTGCGCGTGCCATCGGCTGAACTTTCCAGTATCGAGAAAGACGGCGTTGGGTGTTTGTCTGTGATATCGTGATAGGTGTAGTTAATTGATTGAACGAGTGCAGCAGTTGGAGCTTTTATGGGTATATCGGCAATGAATTGTTTTAGCGATGTAAGGTTGCCGGCAGCCTCAATTAAGACCCCTGAGGGGGTGTTTTTGACGTGACCGGTAAGCCCATACGTCTTTGCTAGTGAGTAGATGAAGGGGCGGAAGCCAACTCCTTGAACCAGTCCCAGTATTTCAAGGGTAACTGTGGCTTGAGGGTTGGCATCCATTTGTTCAGGGATAGGTTACGAGTGCTTAATGCGTTGAAGAATCCAGTTGTGCCAAGCCTCAAGCCCTTCACCGCTATATGATGATATTTCAAAAATTGCCTTCTTTATGGCGTCAACATTGCAGCGCAGGTGGGGTAACAGATCGATTTTGCTGATAATCAAAACGGCAGATTCTTTGAACATTAGAGGGTATTTAAGAGGTTTGTCATCTCCTTCTGTAACGCTCAGCAGCATGACCTTGCAGTCCTCTCCAACACTGAACTCAGCGGGACAAACCAAGTTGCCGACATTCTCGATAATAATCATTTCGAGTTCGTCCAGCTTTAAATTGTTGAGGCTCGTTCGAATCATGTTAGCGTCAAGGTGGCAGGCCCCGTCAGTTTCAATCTGAACAGCTGCAAGGCCGGTGCTGGCAACACGTTCAGCATCGATTGATGATTGGATGTCGCCCTCTATGACACCAATTCTGGCTTTGCTGCTAAGTGCTTTGCCAAGTTCTTCAAGCAGGGTGGTTTTTCCGGCCCCAGGAGAACTCATCAGGTTAATAACAAACAGGTTGTTGTCGTCAAAGAGCTGGCGATTTTCGGCAGCTATACGATCGTTTGCAGCAAGGATATTTTTTACAACGGCAACTTTCACGGAAATCTCCTTAGTTAATATTTATAGGTAGAAATACAGTGTTCAAACGTATCTCTCTTGGCAGTGAATGTCAATCATTGTGGAACTGTAAAGATCCAGATTAAAACTGTTTTTTTGAGTCAATCATAATTGTCACTGGGCCTTCATTGATAAGTTTGACCTGCATCAGCGCTTGGAATTGACCGGTTTGAGTTTGTATGCCAAGTTTATTGACTGCATCTATAAAATACTCGTAGAGAGCGTTGGCCTGTTCGGGAGCCGCGGCGTCATTGTATGAAGGCCTTCTGCCCTTTCGGCAATCTCCATAAAGGGTGAATTGAGAGACGATCAGCATTTGGCCCTTGATATCTAGCAAGGATCTATTCATGAGTTCGTCTTGGTCAGGAAAAATCCGCAGGCCCACAATCTTTTTTGCCAGAAAGTCGGCATCTGTTTGACTGTCATCCTTGCTCACACCTATTAATGTAAGAAGACCATCGCCAATGCTGCCGATCACTTTTTTGTCCACAGTAACGGAGGCAGCACTTACCAATTGCACAATGGCTCTCATGAACTCCGCTCCCAGTCTATTACAGCTCTGCTGCTTAAATTGCCCATCATGAACTGGATGATTGAGGTTGCAGCGACTGCGGCAGTTTCTGCACGTAAAATTCGAGGCCCCAATGATAGCGATGTAAAACCTTTGGCTCTGGCCGCATCGACTTCAGAGGACGAAAACCCTCCTTCAGGTCCAAGCATAATAATTGTTGGACTACCTGAACGGAAAATTTCCGGAAAGGATGATAGGAAGTTTTCATCTTCGTTTTCCCAGA contains:
- the hypF gene encoding carbamoyltransferase HypF, with the translated sequence MDANPQATVTLEILGLVQGVGFRPFIYSLAKTYGLTGHVKNTPSGVLIEAAGNLTSLKQFIADIPIKAPTAALVQSINYTYHDITDKHPTPSFSILESSADGTRTVFIPPDMDMCDQCHTALFEPSGRRYLYPFINCTNCGPRYTLILDLPYDRAFTSMNSFELCPQCSAEYCDPENRRFHAQPNACRQCGPQMQIIKADGTPCAGESSPVQLAAFHLSQGSILAIKGVGGFHLAVDANNCSAIERLRARKGRPDKPLALMARNIKAITAFAQVSSAEEKLLNSRQKPIVLLRKKVPFFLPDTIAPTNKFIGVMLPYSPIHHLLFHNAPYDSLVMTSGNLSEEPIVKNNEEALAKLSAVADYFLLHNRNIVTSNDDSVVYVQRDSPVFLRRSRSYAPAPITLDFNAAHTLAVGGALKNALCITKDYHYFLSQHIGDLGHYESTQHFVSIASNLQHMLNAKPNLVVHDLHPDYYSTRFALALGLPCVAVQHHHAHAVSCMAENNLQGPVIGIILDGTGFGADGTIWGGEILTATHAGFERSAHFESIALPGGDAAVREPWRMAISYLLHAYDHDLPSINLKLLQNHKTEVHLITQMITKGINSPLTSSCGRLFDAVSAILNLREHITFEGQAAIALEMIASELAHPPYPFFIGFNSDHKNLMLSFKETITEIVNDIGNDIEPSIISKRFHETIAEAVTIACKKIRSNNGIREIVLSGG
- the hypB gene encoding hydrogenase nickel incorporation protein HypB, with protein sequence MKVAVVKNILAANDRIAAENRQLFDDNNLFVINLMSSPGAGKTTLLEELGKALSSKARIGVIEGDIQSSIDAERVASTGLAAVQIETDGACHLDANMIRTSLNNLKLDELEMIIIENVGNLVCPAEFSVGEDCKVMLLSVTEGDDKPLKYPLMFKESAVLIISKIDLLPHLRCNVDAIKKAIFEISSYSGEGLEAWHNWILQRIKHS
- a CDS encoding D-tyrosyl-tRNA(Tyr) deacylase, which encodes MRAIVQLVSAASVTVDKKVIGSIGDGLLTLIGVSKDDSQTDADFLAKKIVGLRIFPDQDELMNRSLLDIKGQMLIVSQFTLYGDCRKGRRPSYNDAAAPEQANALYEYFIDAVNKLGIQTQTGQFQALMQVKLINEGPVTIMIDSKKQF